The nucleotide sequence CTCAGAAAATCCTCCAGTAAAGGCACCAAAAGTTTCTAGATTAAAACGTAAATCAAAAGGAGTAAAACCTTCTTTAATCTTTACTACTCCCATTGGAATTCCAATTATGGTAGTAATTATAATTCCAATTAGAATTGATCCTTTAACCTTTCGAGCCAGCAGCATCCCGATAATTACTAAACCAATTAAAGATAGTATTGTACTTGGCTCTGCTAAATTATCAGTTAATGTAATAATTGTGGCTTTGCTAGAAACAACTATTCCTGCATTTTGAAGACCAATCAAAGCAATAAAAAGCCCTATTCCTGCACTAACAGCCCGCTTTAAGGAAGTCGGAATAGCATTAACTATAGCTGTTCTAATTCCAGTAATGGTAATTATAATGAAGATAATACCCGAAATAAATACTGCTGCCAAAGCTGCCTGCCAGCTTAAACCCATACTCATTACAACTGTATAGGTGAAGAAAGCATTAAGTCCCATTCCTGGAGCTAAAGCAAAAGGATAATTAGCATATAAACCCATAATTAAACTAGCAAAGGCTGCTGAAATAACTGTAGCTGCCATAACCGCCTCAAAAGGCATTCCGGCTTTACTTAAAATCATAGGATTAACAATAATAATATAAGCCATCGTCATAAATGTAGTTAATCCTGCAATAATTTCTGTCTTAATTGTCGTATTGTTTTCCTGCAACTTAAAAAAGCGGTCCAAAAACCCTCGTTCCATAATCTGCTGTTCCTCCTTAATTTAATTTTTTAAATATTAATTTTGAACTTACTGTTTGTAGTCTTTACACAAAACCATTCATGTTATTCCCATTCAATTGTAGCTGGTGGTTTGGAAGTTATATCATAAACTACTCTATTTACTTCTTTTACTTCATTAGTAATTCGAGTAGATATCTTTTCTAATAATTCATGCGGTAGCTTAGCCCAATCAGCCGTCATGGCATCCTTGCTCTTAACTGCTCTAATACCGATAGTATAATTATAAGTTCGTTCATCCCCCATAACTCCTACACTTCTCATCGGCGGTAGAGCAGCAAAATACTGCCAAATTTCTCTATCCAATCCTGCATTTTTAATCTCTTCTCTTAAAATTGCATCAGCCTCTTGAACAATCGCAACTTTATCGGGAGTAACCTCCCCTAAAACTCTAATCCCTAATCCTGGCCCGGGAAAAGGTTGACGCCAAACTATCTCTTCTGGAATTCCTAATTCTTCTCCTACTTCTCTAACTTCATCTTTAAAGATATTACGTAAAGGTTCGATTAATTTAAGATTCATATCTTCAGGTAAACCACCCACATTATGATGGCTTTTGATTGTAGCAGAGTCTTCAGTTCCTCCGCTTTCTATTACATCGGAGTATATAGTACCTTGAACCAAATATTCAATCTCACCTAATTTGCCTGCTTCTTCATCAAAGACCTCAATAAATTCATTGCCGATTATTTTCCTCTTCTTTTCTGGATCCTCAATTCCCTCTAATTTAGAAAAGAATCTTTCTTGAGCATCTACAGAAACTAGATTCATGTCAAACTCTTGGCCAAAAGTCTCTTTTACTTCTTTTGCTTCATCTTTACGCAATAGACCATGATCAACAAAGATACAGGTTAATTGATCTCCAATGGCCTGATGAACTAAAGTAGCTGCCACAGAAGAATCAACTCCTCCGGATAGACCACAGATCACCTGTTTGTCTCCCACCTCTTCTCTAATTTTGGCAACCTGATCTTCAATAAAGTTAGAAGTTGTCCAATTACCGTCACAATTACAAATTTCAAAAAGAAAGTTTTCAATTA is from Sporohalobacter salinus and encodes:
- a CDS encoding NCS2 family permease: MERGFLDRFFKLQENNTTIKTEIIAGLTTFMTMAYIIIVNPMILSKAGMPFEAVMAATVISAAFASLIMGLYANYPFALAPGMGLNAFFTYTVVMSMGLSWQAALAAVFISGIIFIIITITGIRTAIVNAIPTSLKRAVSAGIGLFIALIGLQNAGIVVSSKATIITLTDNLAEPSTILSLIGLVIIGMLLARKVKGSILIGIIITTIIGIPMGVVKIKEGFTPFDLRFNLETFGAFTGGFSELFDFGMLNIILAFTFVDLFDTIGTLVGTSARAGMLDEEGNLPRVGKALMADSLGTTLGSMLGTSTVTTYVESTAGIMEGGRTGLTSVVVAILFLASLVISPLVLLVPEAATAPALIIVGVLMIGAVTDIDFEDFTEAFPAFMTIVMMPFAYSIAEGIAAGLIIYPLTKLVSGRTDEVHPVVYILALLFVLRYVFM
- the guaA gene encoding glutamine-hydrolyzing GMP synthase, translated to MKSKENQELILVLDFGAQYSQLIARRVREANVYSRLLPYNVSIEKIKELNPKGIIFSGGPASVYSEDAPYVDEEIFELGIPILGICYGMQLMSHLLPGGEVKAADHREYGNAKMTIKEELDLLSGFDEKIECWMSHGDRVVEMPEGFKVIGYTNNSPVAAIGNPERKFYGVQFHPEVVHTPRGTEIIENFLFEICNCDGNWTTSNFIEDQVAKIREEVGDKQVICGLSGGVDSSVAATLVHQAIGDQLTCIFVDHGLLRKDEAKEVKETFGQEFDMNLVSVDAQERFFSKLEGIEDPEKKRKIIGNEFIEVFDEEAGKLGEIEYLVQGTIYSDVIESGGTEDSATIKSHHNVGGLPEDMNLKLIEPLRNIFKDEVREVGEELGIPEEIVWRQPFPGPGLGIRVLGEVTPDKVAIVQEADAILREEIKNAGLDREIWQYFAALPPMRSVGVMGDERTYNYTIGIRAVKSKDAMTADWAKLPHELLEKISTRITNEVKEVNRVVYDITSKPPATIEWE